Proteins encoded by one window of Candidatus Binatia bacterium:
- a CDS encoding SPFH domain-containing protein: MTTERPTSALSGAVGLIVSLFLLAVGIMTIVHGIGEQRPLFIVGVGLPLLVLAALSAAGLFTVQPNQAVVLILFGTYVGTVRQSGWWWTNPFNTKKRISLRVRSLNGQTIKVNDAMGNPVEIAAVVVWRVRDSAMATFDVEDFEAFVAVQSETAVRHLATEYPYDAEAPDSISLRGSIDKVSEFLRSELQQRLQTAGVEVIEARLSHLAYAPEIAGAMLQRQQAAAIIAARQRIVDGAVGMVEMALARLAANNVIDLDEERKAAMVSNLLVVLCGERAATPVLNAGTLHQ; encoded by the coding sequence ATGACCACCGAACGTCCCACCTCGGCGCTCAGCGGCGCCGTGGGCCTGATCGTCTCCCTCTTCCTGCTCGCGGTGGGGATCATGACGATCGTGCACGGGATCGGCGAGCAGCGCCCGCTCTTCATCGTCGGCGTGGGGCTGCCGCTCCTCGTCCTGGCGGCGCTCTCCGCCGCCGGGCTCTTCACCGTGCAGCCGAACCAGGCGGTGGTGCTGATCCTCTTCGGCACGTACGTCGGCACGGTGCGGCAGAGCGGGTGGTGGTGGACCAACCCGTTCAACACGAAGAAGCGGATCTCGCTTCGCGTGCGCAGCCTGAACGGGCAGACGATCAAGGTGAACGACGCCATGGGAAACCCGGTCGAGATCGCGGCGGTCGTGGTCTGGCGCGTGCGGGACTCGGCCATGGCGACGTTCGACGTCGAGGACTTCGAAGCGTTCGTGGCGGTGCAGAGCGAGACCGCGGTGCGGCATCTCGCGACGGAGTATCCCTACGACGCGGAGGCGCCGGACTCCATTTCGCTGCGCGGGAGCATCGACAAGGTCTCCGAATTCCTGCGCTCCGAGCTCCAGCAGCGCCTGCAGACCGCGGGCGTCGAGGTGATCGAGGCGCGTCTCAGCCACCTCGCGTACGCGCCGGAGATCGCCGGCGCGATGCTCCAGCGTCAGCAGGCGGCCGCGATTATCGCCGCGCGCCAGCGTATCGTGGACGGCGCCGTCGGCATGGTCGAGATGGCGCTCGCGCGGCTGGCCGCGAACAACGTCATCGACCTCGACGAGGAGCGGAAGGCCGCGATGGTTTCGAATCTCCTCGTGGTGCTGTGCGGCGAGCGGGCGGCCACGCCCGTGCTGAACGCCGGCACGCTGCACCAATAG
- a CDS encoding pitrilysin family protein has product MTARALVVVCAGVFLSGALANGVARARTVPPPQVSTASKVSLPPARTVTLPNGARLILAERHDVPLISFGGTIRGAGDITDPPGKEGLASLTADLLRKGAGKRSAREIAAVVDGAGADLSTDAGVETATISGKFMARDQALMIELIRSLLREPAFPDSEFTKLKEQTIEGLKAQKDDLYSMLGLYAAAYFYGAHPYGRPVTGDEGTVATITRDDVLACYRHNYGGDRLILAMVGDFDARAMEAKLRNALGDWPAAASPAPAVPPTSRRTGRRILLVNRPDATQSYFWIGNLGVSRTDPDRVTIDVVNTAFGGRFTSMLNTALRIKSGLTYGAVARIPRPTQPGAVALVSYTKTETTQKAIDLALATLAGLRTSGLDERALRSATRYIEGQYPTAFETNGQIAGTLADLAYHDLPLTEVTEYPSRVESVRDPAALMPVIQRVYPPASDLTFVVVGKADVLRPMLKKYGPIVETTMDEPLLTGVRRADHSKAR; this is encoded by the coding sequence ATGACCGCGCGGGCGCTTGTCGTCGTGTGCGCGGGAGTCTTCCTTTCGGGCGCGCTCGCGAACGGTGTTGCCCGGGCCAGAACCGTGCCGCCACCGCAGGTGTCGACCGCCTCGAAGGTCTCGCTGCCTCCCGCGCGCACGGTGACCCTTCCCAACGGCGCGCGGCTCATCCTGGCCGAGCGGCACGACGTGCCGCTGATCTCCTTCGGGGGAACCATTCGCGGCGCGGGTGACATCACCGATCCCCCGGGGAAGGAGGGGCTCGCGTCGCTCACCGCGGACCTGCTGCGGAAGGGGGCGGGGAAGCGATCGGCGCGGGAGATCGCGGCGGTCGTGGACGGCGCGGGCGCCGATCTCTCGACCGACGCGGGCGTGGAGACGGCGACGATCTCCGGGAAGTTCATGGCGCGCGACCAGGCGCTGATGATCGAGCTGATCCGCTCGCTCCTCCGCGAGCCGGCGTTTCCCGATTCCGAGTTCACGAAGCTGAAGGAGCAGACGATCGAAGGGCTCAAGGCGCAGAAGGACGACCTCTACTCCATGCTCGGGCTGTACGCCGCGGCCTACTTCTACGGCGCCCATCCCTATGGCCGCCCGGTCACCGGGGATGAGGGGACGGTCGCGACCATCACGCGCGACGACGTGCTCGCCTGCTACCGCCATAACTACGGCGGTGACCGCCTGATCCTGGCGATGGTGGGCGACTTCGACGCACGAGCCATGGAGGCGAAGCTGCGGAACGCGCTCGGCGACTGGCCGGCCGCGGCCTCGCCCGCGCCGGCCGTGCCGCCGACGTCGCGACGCACCGGAAGGCGAATCCTCCTCGTAAACCGTCCGGATGCCACGCAGAGCTATTTCTGGATCGGGAACCTCGGCGTCTCGCGCACCGATCCCGACCGCGTCACGATCGACGTCGTGAACACCGCCTTCGGAGGCCGCTTCACCTCCATGCTGAACACGGCCCTTCGGATCAAGTCGGGGCTCACCTACGGCGCGGTCGCGCGCATCCCGCGGCCGACGCAGCCGGGCGCGGTGGCCCTGGTCAGCTACACCAAGACCGAGACGACGCAGAAGGCGATCGATCTCGCGCTTGCGACCCTCGCCGGACTGAGAACCTCGGGACTCGACGAGCGGGCGCTCCGCTCGGCCACACGGTACATCGAAGGGCAGTATCCGACGGCGTTCGAGACCAACGGTCAGATCGCGGGGACGCTCGCCGACCTGGCGTACCACGACCTGCCGCTCACCGAGGTCACGGAGTATCCCTCGCGCGTGGAATCCGTGCGCGATCCCGCGGCCTTGATGCCGGTCATCCAGCGGGTCTATCCTCCCGCGTCCGATCTGACGTTCGTCGTGGTGGGGAAGGCGGACGTACTCCGCCCCATGCTGAAGAAGTACGGCCCCATCGTCGAGACCACCATGGACGAGCCTCTTCTCACTGGCGTGCGCCGGGCGGACCATTCCAAGGCACGCTAG
- a CDS encoding pitrilysin family protein — protein sequence MRASCSTRLAAALGLTLLLAAAPAFAQPRDREPARSGSAPHGVPPEIATKVLANGLQIIVWPDHDISNVALYNFVHVGSRNERPGITGLSHFFEHMMFNGSAHHPPGDFDRVMEENGGSNNAYTTNDATVYQDWFPHSALELIFQLEADRICCLSFDSTAVESERQVVYSERRTSVEDDNASLLDEQVMATAFVAHPYQIPVIGWPSDIEHWTLNDLKTYFRTYYAPNNETMVIAGDVTPAEVFALAERYLGPIPPQPQPARVGPAEPVQLGERRVEVRKTGQVPILEVSYHVGTPRDPGAEALDLLHMILTSGESSRLYRRLVDQERIAVGVSSSVMEGFDPGLITFQVTVSPGRSAGDAERILYEELDRLAREGPTEVELTKAKNIQLAAYWETLETINGKASALGDNQVFHGDWRKLFSSPSRYAAVRARDVQAMAKRTFVETNRTVGVLVPEEARSAGDGAPARAGAAR from the coding sequence ATGAGAGCCAGTTGCAGCACCCGCCTCGCGGCAGCGCTGGGCCTGACGCTTCTCCTCGCCGCGGCGCCCGCATTCGCTCAGCCGCGCGACCGCGAGCCGGCCCGGTCGGGCTCGGCGCCCCATGGCGTGCCTCCCGAGATCGCGACCAAGGTGCTCGCCAACGGCCTCCAGATCATCGTCTGGCCCGACCACGACATCTCGAACGTGGCGCTCTACAACTTCGTCCACGTCGGGAGCCGGAACGAGCGCCCCGGGATCACCGGCCTCTCCCACTTCTTCGAGCACATGATGTTCAACGGCTCCGCGCACCATCCTCCCGGCGACTTCGACCGGGTCATGGAGGAGAACGGCGGATCGAACAACGCCTACACCACAAACGACGCGACGGTCTACCAGGACTGGTTCCCGCACTCGGCGCTGGAGCTGATCTTCCAGCTCGAGGCGGACCGGATCTGCTGCCTCTCGTTCGACTCGACCGCGGTGGAGAGCGAGCGCCAGGTGGTCTATTCCGAGCGGCGCACGTCGGTGGAGGACGACAACGCCTCCCTCCTCGACGAGCAGGTGATGGCGACGGCGTTCGTCGCCCATCCCTATCAGATCCCCGTCATCGGATGGCCCAGCGACATCGAGCACTGGACCCTGAACGACCTCAAGACCTACTTCCGCACCTACTACGCTCCCAACAACGAGACAATGGTGATCGCGGGGGACGTCACCCCCGCCGAGGTGTTCGCTCTGGCCGAGCGCTACCTGGGACCGATCCCCCCGCAGCCGCAGCCCGCGCGCGTGGGGCCGGCCGAGCCGGTGCAGCTCGGCGAGCGGCGGGTCGAAGTGCGGAAGACGGGGCAGGTGCCGATCCTCGAGGTGTCCTACCACGTCGGCACGCCGCGCGATCCGGGCGCCGAGGCGCTCGATCTCCTCCACATGATCCTCACCAGCGGCGAATCCTCGCGCCTCTACCGCCGTCTCGTGGACCAGGAGCGCATCGCGGTCGGCGTCTCCTCGAGCGTGATGGAGGGTTTCGATCCGGGGCTCATCACGTTCCAGGTGACCGTGTCTCCGGGGAGGAGCGCGGGTGACGCGGAGCGGATCCTCTACGAAGAGCTGGATCGGCTGGCGCGCGAGGGTCCCACGGAGGTCGAGCTGACCAAGGCCAAGAACATCCAGCTCGCCGCCTACTGGGAAACCCTCGAGACGATCAACGGGAAAGCGAGCGCGCTCGGCGACAATCAGGTCTTCCACGGCGACTGGAGGAAGCTCTTCTCCAGCCCCTCGCGCTACGCCGCCGTGAGGGCGCGCGACGTCCAGGCAATGGCCAAGCGGACCTTCGTCGAAACCAATCGCACGGTCGGCGTGCTCGTCCCCGAGGAAGCGCGCAGCGCGGGCGATGGCGCGCCGGCGCGCGCGGGAGCGGCGCGATGA
- a CDS encoding TIGR00266 family protein, with protein MPTMHEVDYEIKGDDMQFVRIQLDPGEAVVAEAGAMMYLEDGIQMDTVFGDGSQQNQGFMGALMGAGKRLLTGESLFMTVFHNESREKRWCAFAAPYPGKIQAMNLAQLGGEIIAQKDSFLAAAKGVSIGIAFQRRFGVGLFGGEGFIMERLQGDGWVFINAGGTMEEHDLAAGQTLRVDTGCLVAVQPTVQYDIQFVGKLKSALFGGEGLFFATLTGPGRVWLQSLPFSRLASRIYAAAPQTGGRRKEEGSILGGLGNLLDGDGR; from the coding sequence ATGCCGACCATGCACGAAGTGGATTACGAGATCAAAGGCGACGACATGCAGTTCGTCCGCATCCAGCTCGATCCCGGCGAAGCCGTCGTCGCCGAGGCGGGCGCCATGATGTACCTGGAAGACGGAATCCAGATGGACACCGTCTTCGGGGACGGCTCGCAGCAGAACCAGGGATTCATGGGCGCCTTGATGGGCGCCGGCAAGCGGCTCCTCACCGGCGAGTCGCTCTTCATGACGGTCTTCCACAACGAGTCGCGCGAGAAGCGCTGGTGCGCGTTCGCCGCGCCCTATCCCGGGAAGATCCAGGCCATGAACCTGGCCCAGCTCGGCGGCGAGATCATCGCCCAGAAGGACTCCTTCCTCGCGGCCGCGAAGGGCGTGAGTATCGGCATCGCGTTCCAGCGCCGCTTCGGCGTCGGCCTCTTCGGCGGCGAGGGCTTCATCATGGAGCGGCTACAGGGCGACGGCTGGGTGTTCATCAATGCGGGTGGGACGATGGAAGAGCACGACCTGGCGGCCGGCCAGACGCTGCGGGTGGACACCGGCTGCCTCGTCGCCGTCCAGCCCACCGTGCAATACGACATCCAGTTCGTGGGCAAGCTGAAGAGCGCGCTCTTCGGCGGCGAGGGGCTCTTCTTCGCCACGCTGACCGGCCCGGGGCGTGTCTGGCTCCAGTCGCTCCCGTTCAGCCGGCTGGCCAGCCGGATCTACGCGGCCGCGCCGCAGACGGGCGGCCGGAGAAAGGAAGAGGGCTCGATCCTGGGCGGTCTGGGGAACCTGCTGGACGGGGACGGGCGGTAA
- a CDS encoding DUF2905 domain-containing protein: MADLGGMGRVLIVLGVVLVLVGLGLSLGPRIPWLGRLPGDFSFGGANWRVYVPLGTSILISVLLTLVLWLIGRK; encoded by the coding sequence ATGGCCGACTTGGGCGGGATGGGCCGCGTCCTCATCGTTCTCGGAGTGGTGCTGGTGCTGGTGGGCTTGGGGCTTTCGCTGGGGCCCAGGATCCCCTGGCTGGGCCGCCTGCCCGGGGATTTCTCGTTCGGGGGGGCGAACTGGAGGGTCTACGTCCCTCTGGGCACGTCCATCTTGATCAGCGTTCTGCTCACCCTGGTCCTGTGGCTCATCGGCAGGAAATGA
- a CDS encoding RNA polymerase sigma factor codes for MTAPTTLFQTLPTAGEGVDVARAQSGDTRAFERLYRTHVSRILGLVRRMMGGEHAHEVTQDVFVRAWEKIGTFRGEAQFGTWLHRVAVSVILHRRNALRIERGRIKDDEDAIEAAPARPHTADLGMDFERAVEKLPAGARMVFVLHDVEGFKHEEIAELMGVTSGTTKAQLHRARMILRQYLDR; via the coding sequence GTGACGGCGCCGACAACGTTGTTCCAGACATTGCCGACGGCAGGCGAGGGGGTCGATGTCGCTCGAGCACAGAGCGGGGACACCCGCGCGTTCGAGCGGCTCTATCGTACGCACGTCTCGCGCATCCTGGGTCTGGTGCGGCGCATGATGGGCGGCGAGCACGCCCACGAGGTGACGCAGGACGTCTTCGTGCGGGCGTGGGAGAAGATCGGCACCTTCCGCGGCGAGGCGCAGTTCGGGACCTGGCTCCATCGCGTGGCGGTGAGCGTGATCCTGCACCGCCGGAACGCGCTCCGCATCGAGCGCGGCCGCATCAAGGATGACGAGGACGCGATCGAGGCCGCCCCGGCGCGCCCGCACACCGCGGACCTCGGGATGGATTTCGAGCGCGCCGTGGAGAAGCTTCCCGCGGGAGCGCGGATGGTCTTCGTCCTGCACGACGTCGAAGGATTCAAGCACGAGGAGATCGCTGAGCTGATGGGCGTGACCTCGGGAACCACCAAGGCGCAGCTTCACCGCGCCCGGATGATCTTGCGGCAATATCTGGACCGCTGA
- a CDS encoding zf-HC2 domain-containing protein: MSDRYTDRLSDYVDQDLEGAERAELERHLRECEECASTLSDLKRVVARAGALADEATAPAPDLWPGIVARIREPRPRAVPIGGGGAASDHRRFFSVPQLLAACLVAAVLSGTAVWFSQRSAPHETGELIPGSASRNAAAEPASSHPGASATAVEELRAALASGRDDLDPATVRTMEESLMVIEIAIREARRALDADPHNTYVRAHLDETMRRKVELLHRATMLASATR, encoded by the coding sequence ATGAGCGATCGCTACACCGACCGGCTTTCCGACTACGTCGACCAGGACCTCGAGGGAGCCGAGCGCGCCGAGCTGGAACGGCACCTTCGGGAGTGCGAGGAGTGCGCCTCCACACTCTCGGATCTGAAACGGGTCGTCGCCCGGGCGGGCGCCCTCGCCGACGAGGCCACAGCACCGGCGCCCGATCTGTGGCCCGGGATCGTTGCGCGGATCCGCGAGCCGCGACCCCGCGCCGTCCCGATCGGCGGCGGCGGCGCTGCCTCCGATCACCGCCGCTTCTTCTCCGTGCCGCAGCTCTTGGCCGCGTGCCTCGTCGCCGCCGTGCTCTCGGGAACCGCCGTATGGTTCTCCCAGCGAAGCGCCCCGCATGAGACGGGCGAGCTGATTCCGGGCTCGGCCTCGCGGAACGCCGCCGCCGAGCCGGCTTCCAGCCATCCCGGCGCGAGCGCGACCGCGGTCGAGGAGCTGCGCGCGGCGCTCGCGAGCGGGCGGGACGATCTCGATCCCGCCACCGTGCGCACCATGGAAGAGAGTCTGATGGTCATCGAGATCGCGATCCGCGAGGCGCGACGCGCCCTGGATGCCGATCCGCATAACACCTACGTCCGCGCGCACCTGGACGAGACGATGCGCCGCAAGGTGGAGCTGCTCCACCGCGCGACCATGCTCGCCAGCGCGACACGCTGA
- a CDS encoding glucose 1-dehydrogenase: protein MSGRLEGRVILVTGGARGIGGAACTLAAREGAAVVVADILDAEGEALAAGIRSRGGRALYARLDVSREEAWVEAMERAARELGGLHALVNNAAIARDGDLEQETLEGWNRVLAVNLTGSWLGMKAAIPLLRRAGGGAIVNVSSIYGAIGGNGAAAAYHATKGALRIMTKNAAIRYAREGIRVNSLHPGFIDTPMIAPFMKDAAGQKSGMAQWIETMTPMGRVGTPEEVAEVIVFLASPAASYMTGSEVYVDGGWTAA from the coding sequence GTGAGCGGTAGGCTGGAGGGGCGCGTCATCCTGGTCACGGGCGGCGCGCGCGGCATCGGCGGCGCCGCCTGCACGCTCGCGGCGCGCGAGGGGGCGGCCGTGGTGGTCGCCGATATCCTGGACGCCGAAGGGGAGGCCCTCGCGGCCGGAATCCGCTCGCGGGGAGGCCGCGCGCTCTACGCGCGGCTCGACGTCTCGCGCGAGGAGGCCTGGGTCGAGGCGATGGAGCGCGCCGCGCGCGAGCTGGGCGGCCTGCACGCCCTGGTGAACAATGCGGCGATCGCGCGGGATGGGGACCTGGAGCAGGAGACGCTCGAGGGATGGAACCGGGTGCTGGCCGTGAACCTCACCGGATCCTGGCTCGGAATGAAGGCGGCGATTCCGCTCCTCCGCCGGGCCGGCGGCGGCGCGATCGTCAACGTCTCCTCGATCTATGGGGCGATCGGCGGCAACGGCGCCGCGGCCGCCTATCACGCCACCAAGGGCGCGCTCCGCATCATGACCAAGAACGCGGCGATCCGCTATGCCAGGGAGGGGATCCGCGTGAACTCGCTCCACCCCGGGTTCATCGACACGCCGATGATCGCGCCCTTCATGAAGGACGCGGCCGGGCAGAAGAGCGGCATGGCGCAGTGGATCGAGACGATGACGCCGATGGGGAGGGTGGGAACCCCGGAGGAGGTGGCCGAGGTGATCGTCTTTCTCGCGAGCCCGGCGGCGTCCTACATGACGGGCTCGGAAGTCTACGTGGACGGGGGCTGGACCGCCGCCTGA
- the cydB gene encoding cytochrome d ubiquinol oxidase subunit II yields the protein MTTFWFWLVAAMIVGYVVLDGFDLGAGAVHFLVAKTPAERRAVLSTIGPVWDGNEVWLLAAGGTLYFAFPLLYATAFSGFYLPLMIVLWLLILRGLSIEFRNHIESPAWTPLWDALFALSSILLAVVFGAALGNVVRGVPIDGSGRFFEPLWTDFRPGPVAGILDWYTVAVGVASLAALTMHGALWVALKTHDPIAARARRVASRVWWGVLLLTGLITLFTMRLQPQVPGNLARWPAGMLFPLLALFGLIGVPWFLARRSDGGAFLASVAYLAGMLTSVVFGLYPYVLPASTGMERALTIHNASAGETGLRIGVVWWTIGMILALVYHVFIYRHFAGRVAVGAPDGHGDYGSAGGETP from the coding sequence ATGACGACCTTCTGGTTCTGGCTCGTGGCGGCGATGATCGTGGGCTACGTGGTCCTGGACGGATTCGATCTGGGCGCCGGCGCGGTCCACTTCCTGGTGGCGAAGACGCCGGCCGAGCGCCGCGCCGTGCTGAGCACGATCGGGCCGGTCTGGGACGGGAACGAGGTCTGGCTCCTGGCCGCCGGGGGAACCCTCTACTTCGCCTTCCCGCTGCTCTACGCCACGGCATTCTCCGGCTTCTACCTGCCGCTCATGATCGTCCTCTGGCTGCTGATCCTGCGCGGCCTGTCGATCGAGTTCCGAAACCACATCGAGAGCCCGGCCTGGACGCCGCTCTGGGACGCGCTGTTCGCCTTGTCGAGCATCCTCCTCGCGGTGGTCTTCGGCGCCGCGCTCGGGAACGTCGTCCGCGGGGTGCCGATCGACGGTTCCGGCCGGTTCTTCGAGCCGCTCTGGACCGATTTCCGCCCCGGGCCGGTCGCGGGCATCCTGGACTGGTACACGGTGGCGGTCGGAGTCGCCTCCCTCGCGGCGCTCACGATGCACGGCGCCCTGTGGGTCGCGCTCAAGACCCACGACCCGATCGCCGCGCGGGCGCGCCGCGTCGCGTCGCGCGTCTGGTGGGGCGTGCTGCTCCTGACCGGGCTGATCACCCTGTTCACCATGCGCCTCCAGCCCCAGGTGCCCGGGAATCTCGCGCGATGGCCGGCCGGGATGCTCTTCCCGCTGCTCGCGCTGTTCGGATTGATCGGCGTGCCCTGGTTCCTGGCGCGCCGGAGCGACGGCGGCGCGTTCCTGGCCTCGGTCGCCTATCTCGCCGGCATGCTCACGAGCGTGGTCTTCGGGCTCTACCCCTACGTCCTCCCCGCGAGCACCGGGATGGAGCGGGCGCTCACGATCCACAATGCTTCGGCGGGCGAGACCGGCCTTCGCATCGGGGTCGTCTGGTGGACGATCGGCATGATCCTGGCCCTCGTCTACCATGTCTTCATCTACCGCCATTTCGCCGGGCGGGTCGCGGTCGGTGCGCCCGACGGTCACGGCGACTACGGATCCGCCGGGGGAGAGACCCCGTGA
- a CDS encoding cytochrome ubiquinol oxidase subunit I has product MDEALAVHRLHFAFTITFHYLFPQLTMGLALLIVILKTLYVRGGDARYNDAARFWARIFAINFAVGVVTGIPMEFQFGTNWAEFSKNAGGVIGQSLAMEGVFSFFLESSFLGLFLFGEKRLGRMGHWLAAFLVFLGSWLSGFFIIATDAWMQHPVGHEVLPGGAVALKSFWAFLLNPWGLWQYWHNMNGAVLTACFVMAGVGAYYVLTSRHEEQGRLFLRVAVLVGAIASIIQLFPTGDMQGQMVARHQPVTLAAMEGLFNTEKGAPLAIIGQPDLERQTLDNPILIPRLLSFLTYKRWMHEIRGLNDFPREDWPDNIPLLYFSYRIMVGLGTFFIAIFCGAAFLWARGALYRSRWMLWILMLAVPFPYIANTAGWITAEVGRQPWLAYGLYRTAEGYSRNVSSGNGLFTLIGFMGMYTVLAILFLFLVRREVDHGPSAGPLRTQVPPAPRIA; this is encoded by the coding sequence ATGGACGAAGCGCTCGCCGTCCACCGGCTCCACTTCGCCTTCACGATCACGTTCCACTACCTGTTCCCGCAGCTCACGATGGGCCTGGCCCTTCTCATCGTGATCCTGAAGACGCTGTACGTCCGCGGCGGCGACGCCCGCTACAACGACGCCGCGCGGTTCTGGGCCCGCATCTTCGCCATCAACTTCGCCGTCGGCGTCGTGACGGGAATCCCGATGGAATTCCAGTTCGGCACGAACTGGGCGGAGTTCTCGAAGAACGCCGGCGGCGTCATCGGCCAGTCGCTCGCGATGGAAGGGGTGTTCTCCTTCTTCCTCGAGTCCTCGTTCCTCGGCCTCTTCCTGTTCGGCGAAAAGCGCCTGGGGCGGATGGGTCACTGGCTCGCGGCGTTCCTCGTCTTCCTCGGCTCCTGGCTCTCCGGCTTCTTCATCATCGCGACCGACGCCTGGATGCAGCACCCGGTCGGGCACGAGGTGCTCCCCGGCGGCGCGGTGGCCCTGAAGAGCTTCTGGGCCTTCCTGCTCAATCCCTGGGGACTCTGGCAGTACTGGCACAACATGAACGGGGCGGTGCTGACGGCTTGCTTCGTCATGGCGGGGGTGGGCGCCTACTACGTGCTGACGAGCCGCCACGAGGAGCAGGGGCGGCTCTTCCTCCGCGTGGCGGTGCTGGTCGGCGCGATCGCCTCGATCATCCAGCTCTTCCCGACGGGGGACATGCAGGGTCAGATGGTCGCGCGGCACCAGCCGGTGACCCTCGCGGCCATGGAAGGGCTCTTCAACACCGAGAAGGGGGCGCCGCTCGCCATCATCGGCCAGCCCGACCTGGAGCGGCAGACGCTGGACAATCCGATCCTCATCCCGCGCCTTCTGAGCTTCCTCACCTACAAGCGCTGGATGCACGAGATCCGCGGACTGAACGACTTCCCGCGCGAGGACTGGCCCGACAACATCCCGCTCCTCTACTTCTCGTACCGGATCATGGTCGGGCTCGGCACCTTCTTCATCGCCATCTTCTGCGGAGCCGCGTTCCTCTGGGCGCGCGGCGCGCTCTACCGGAGCCGCTGGATGCTCTGGATCCTCATGCTCGCGGTCCCGTTCCCGTACATCGCGAACACCGCCGGCTGGATCACCGCCGAGGTGGGGCGCCAGCCCTGGCTGGCCTACGGCCTCTACCGCACCGCCGAGGGCTACTCGCGGAACGTCTCGTCGGGGAACGGCCTCTTCACGCTGATCGGATTCATGGGGATGTACACGGTGCTCGCCATCCTCTTCCTCTTCCTCGTGCGCCGGGAGGTCGATCACGGCCCTTCGGCGGGGCCCCTGCGGACCCAGGTGCCGCCGGCGCCCCGGATCGCCTGA